The stretch of DNA GCACGCCCGCCGGCCCCGCGCCGGCGCGCTCGGCCGCCTTTATCTTCTCCCAGTCCTGCACCTGCTGCTCGGCCGACTTGTCGCGGCTCTCGTCGCCGAAGACATGGGGATGGCGGCGGATCATCTTCTCGGCCACGTCCCCCGCCACGGCGTCGAAATCGAACAGCCCGTCCTCTTCGGCCATGCGGGCGTGATAGACCACCTGCAACAGCAGGTCGCCCAGCTCGCCCCGCAATTCGCCGAAGGCGCTGCGTTCGATCGCGTCGGCCACCTCGTAGGCCTCCTCGATCGTGTAGGGCGCGATGCTCGCATAGGTCTGCTCGATGTCCCAGGGGCAGCCCCCCTCGGGGTCGCGCAGCCGCGCCATGATCGCCACCAGCCGCGCCATCGGCGCGCGGGGCAGTCCGTGTTCGTCGATGTCCTTGTTCATGCCGCTCCCTTACGCGCAGCCGCGGAGCGGTGCAATTCCCGGTTGCCCCGGTCCCGTGCGGCGCGTCATAACGGTGTGACGCCAGAGAAAGGAAGATCATGCCCGTTCTGAACCGCATCGCCCAGTTCCAGGAAGAGATGACGGCGTGGCGCCAGCATATCCACGCCAATCCCGAGCTTCTGTTCGACACGGTCGAGACTGCCGCCTTCGTGGCCGCGCGGCTGCGCGAGTTCGGCGTGGACGAGGTGCATACCGGCATCGCGCGGAACGGCGTGGTGGGCATCCTGCGCGGCCAGGGCGAGGGGCCGGTGATCGGCCTGCGCGCCGACATGGACGCGCTTCCCATCGAAGAGGCGCGCGACCTGCCCTACCGGTCGCAGACCCCTGGCAAGATGCATGCCTGCGGCCATGACGGGCACACGACCATGCTTCTCGGGGCTGCGAAATACCTGGCCGAGACGCGGAATTTCAGCGGGTCCGTGGCGCTGATCTTCCAGCCCGCCGAAGAAGGCGGTGGCGGGGCGCGGGTCATGCTCGAGGAGGGGCTTCTCGAGCGTTTCGGCATCTCGCAGGTCTATGGCATGCACAACTGGCCCGGCCTGCCCGTGGGCCGGATCGAGATGAACCGTGGCGCGACGATGGCCGCGGCCGACCAGTTCGACATCCGCATCCGCGTGAACGGCGCCCATGCCGCCTGGCCGCACCTGTCGGCCGATCCCATCGTGACGGGGGCCGCGATCGTCCAGTCGCTGCAATCGGTCGTGGCGCGCAGCGTCGATCCGCACCAGCCGGTGGTGGTGTCCGTGACCCAGTTCCAGGCCGGCAACACCCACAACGTGATCCCGGCCTCGGCGCATCTGAAGGGCACCGTGCGCACCATGGACGAGAGCGTGCGCAAGGACGTGGCCGCCCGCATCCGCCGCATCGCCGAAAGCGTGGCCGAGGCCCATGGCGCCGAGGTCGAGGTGGATTACCGCTGGGGCTATCCCGCCACCGTCAACGACGACCGGGCTGTGAGCTTCGCGCTCGATGTCGCGGGCGAGGTGGTCGGAGCCGGGAACGCCTCCGAGGGGCATTCCCCGCAAATGGGGGCCGAGGATTTCGGCTACATGCTTCAGAAGCGCCCTGGCGCCTATGTCTTCATCGGCAATGGCGACAGCGCGGGGCTGCACCATCCCGAATACGACTTCAACGACGCGGTCTCGCCGGTGGGCGCGTCCTTCCTTGCAAGGCTGGTCGAGCGCGCGCAGCCGGTCGCGCGCTAGGCGCGCGCCGGAAGCAGTCGCGCGCTAAGGCGCGCGCCGGACCCGCAGCGCGGTCAGCCCGTGGAAATGGTAGCGGTCCGCATAGCGCGGGCCGCCCTCCAGGGAAAGGCGCGGCAGGCGCTGGAACAGGATCGGCAGCGCGATCTCGATCTCGGCGCGGGCCAATGGCGCGCCCACGCAGAAATGGATGCCGGCGCCCAGCGACGTGTGCGGCCCTGCGGGCCGGGTGGGATCGAAGCGCGATGGCTCGGGAAAGGCAGCCGCGTCGCGGTTGGCGGCGGCCAGCAGCAGCCCCACCTCGTCGCCGGGGGCGAAGCGGTGGCCGGCGATCTCGGCCTCCTCGGTGCAGAAGCGGGTGAACAGGTGCAGCGGCGGGTCGAAGCGCAGCACCTCCTCGCACAGGCGCGCGGGATCGCAGGACCGTGCATCCAGCCCCGCCTCCAGAAGCGCCTTCACGCCGTTGGCGATGCTGTGCACCGTCGCCTCGTGGCCCGCGTTCAACAGCAGGACCAGCGTCGCGATCATCTCGTCCTCGGTCAGCCGGTCGCCCGCGTCGCGCGCGGCGATCAGATCCGAGATCAGGTCGTCCCGTGGCGCAAGGCGCCGCGCGGCGATCACCTCGGCCAGGCAGTCCGAGAATTCGGCGGCCGCCGTGCCCGCCGCCCGCTCGACCGCGCCGTCGCGCCGCGCCTGGTACATCGCGACCATCGCGTGCGACCAGTCCAGAAGCTGCGGCGCCATTTCCTCGGGCACGCCGATCAGCCGGGCGATGACGCGCACCGGCAGGGGTTCCGCAAAGCCGGTCAACAGGTCGAAGGTCTCGCCCTCGATCCGGTCGATCAACTCGTGCGCCAGCGTAGCGATCCCATCGCGCTGGGCCGCCACCGCGCGCGAGGTGAAGGCCGACAGCACCAGCTTGCGCAGCCGCGTATGCGCGGGTGGTTCCAGCGACAGAAGCGAGCGGTCCTCGAGCCGCTGGAACGGCTCCAGGTGCGGCGGCACCGGCTTGCGCCGCGCGGGCGGCACCTCGCGCCCGAAGCGGCGGTCGCGCAGAAGGCTTGAGACCAGCGCATGATCCCCCGTGACCGGAAAGCCGTACTCCTCCCAGACGGCAAGCGGGCCCAGGGCGCGCAGCCGCTCGTAGAACGGATAGGGGTCCTGGACGAACCCGTCCTCCCGCGGCGATTGCAGGATGCGGGGCAGGCTCACCCGGCGCGCTCCAGCGCCTGCGTCAGGTCCGCGATCAGGTCGGCCGCATCCTCGATCCCCACCGACAGGCGCAGAAGCTGCGGCGGCACGATGGAATAGGGGCCCTCGACGGCCTTGCGGTGCTCGATCAGGCTCTCCACGCCGCCGAGCGAGGTCGCCGGGATGAACACCTCGGTGAAACGGGCGACGTCCCGCGCGATGCTGCCATCGCCCGTCACCATCAGCGACAGCATGCCGCCGAAGCCGCCCTGCATCTGCGCCCGCGCGATGGCGTGGCCGGGATGGTCGGGCAGGCCGGGATAGAGCACCTGCGCCACGTTGGGGTGGCCCACCATCGCATGGGCGATGGCCATGGCGTTCGACGACGCCTTTTCCCAGCGCAGGAACAGCGTGCGCAGGCCGCGGATCAGCAGCCACGCCTCGAAGGCGGCGATCACGCTGCCCATCAGGCTGCGGACCTGGCGCAACTCGGCCGCCAGATCCCCGTCCACGGCCAGCGACAGCGCGCCCGCGGTCAGGTCGGAATGGCCGCCCATGTATTTCGTCGCCGAGTGAAACGCGACATCCGCGCCCAGCCGCAGCGCCTGCAGCGTGCAGGGCGGGGCGGCGGTGCAGTCGGCAAAGAGCAGCGCGCCGGCGTCATGGGCGGCCTTCGCCGCCGCCTCGATATCGACGATGTCCCAGTTCGGGTTTGCCGGCGTCTCGATCCACAGGATCCTGCTCTGGCCCGCGCGCAGCGCGGCCTTTGGCCCCTCGGGGTCGGCCTGGTCGTAGAAGGTGACCTCGATTCCGCGCCGTTCGGCCACCCGGTGCAGCCAGGTCTGGCCGCCGTGATAC from Halovulum dunhuangense encodes:
- a CDS encoding cytochrome P450 yields the protein MPRILQSPREDGFVQDPYPFYERLRALGPLAVWEEYGFPVTGDHALVSSLLRDRRFGREVPPARRKPVPPHLEPFQRLEDRSLLSLEPPAHTRLRKLVLSAFTSRAVAAQRDGIATLAHELIDRIEGETFDLLTGFAEPLPVRVIARLIGVPEEMAPQLLDWSHAMVAMYQARRDGAVERAAGTAAAEFSDCLAEVIAARRLAPRDDLISDLIAARDAGDRLTEDEMIATLVLLLNAGHEATVHSIANGVKALLEAGLDARSCDPARLCEEVLRFDPPLHLFTRFCTEEAEIAGHRFAPGDEVGLLLAAANRDAAAFPEPSRFDPTRPAGPHTSLGAGIHFCVGAPLARAEIEIALPILFQRLPRLSLEGGPRYADRYHFHGLTALRVRRAP
- a CDS encoding trans-sulfuration enzyme family protein, whose amino-acid sequence is MTQSRRNAPLSPATRAAQALRHIDPVTGSVTPAIDLSSTFARDADYAPRQRYIYGRDGGPTVEHAEAVIADLDGAARTLLFASGMAAIAAMLETLRAGDHVAAPRVMYHGGQTWLHRVAERRGIEVTFYDQADPEGPKAALRAGQSRILWIETPANPNWDIVDIEAAAKAAHDAGALLFADCTAAPPCTLQALRLGADVAFHSATKYMGGHSDLTAGALSLAVDGDLAAELRQVRSLMGSVIAAFEAWLLIRGLRTLFLRWEKASSNAMAIAHAMVGHPNVAQVLYPGLPDHPGHAIARAQMQGGFGGMLSLMVTGDGSIARDVARFTEVFIPATSLGGVESLIEHRKAVEGPYSIVPPQLLRLSVGIEDAADLIADLTQALERAG
- the mazG gene encoding nucleoside triphosphate pyrophosphohydrolase, whose amino-acid sequence is MNKDIDEHGLPRAPMARLVAIMARLRDPEGGCPWDIEQTYASIAPYTIEEAYEVADAIERSAFGELRGELGDLLLQVVYHARMAEEDGLFDFDAVAGDVAEKMIRRHPHVFGDESRDKSAEQQVQDWEKIKAAERAGAGPAGVLDGVALGLPALLRALKLQKRAARVGFDWTDRRDVLAKIVEEAHELAEVSEGTDPDRIEDEFGDLLFVMVNLGRHLGVDPEAALRRTNAKFTRRFAAIEAALEAEGRTPSDASLAEMDALWHAAKARERG
- a CDS encoding M20 aminoacylase family protein; this translates as MPVLNRIAQFQEEMTAWRQHIHANPELLFDTVETAAFVAARLREFGVDEVHTGIARNGVVGILRGQGEGPVIGLRADMDALPIEEARDLPYRSQTPGKMHACGHDGHTTMLLGAAKYLAETRNFSGSVALIFQPAEEGGGGARVMLEEGLLERFGISQVYGMHNWPGLPVGRIEMNRGATMAAADQFDIRIRVNGAHAAWPHLSADPIVTGAAIVQSLQSVVARSVDPHQPVVVSVTQFQAGNTHNVIPASAHLKGTVRTMDESVRKDVAARIRRIAESVAEAHGAEVEVDYRWGYPATVNDDRAVSFALDVAGEVVGAGNASEGHSPQMGAEDFGYMLQKRPGAYVFIGNGDSAGLHHPEYDFNDAVSPVGASFLARLVERAQPVAR